A genomic segment from Dietzia psychralcaliphila encodes:
- a CDS encoding acyl-CoA dehydrogenase family protein: MFTLDDDDKVIVDTAYDFSVKRIAPKAQEWDATHHFPKDVLREAAEMGMGAIYISEDVGGSGMRRLDGVRIFEQLARGCPSVAAYLSIHNMCVWMVDEFGTDEQRHEWIPRMASLELFASYCLTEPGAGSDAAALRTKAVKEGEGETAEYVLTGTKQFISGGGQSDVYVVMARTGEAGPKGISAFLVPADAEGLSFGPDEQKMGWNAQPTAQVIMEGVRVPAANLIGGADTGGEGLGFTIAMRGLNGGRINIAACSLGGAQDAYTRAVAHVRDREAFGGALIDEPTIRFTLAEMATELEASRLMLWRAAAALDAKEPDHVEQCAMAKLFVTDHCYDIADRALQLFGGYGYLAEYGIEKIVRDLRVHRILEGTNEIMRVVVGRAVAARGLGA, translated from the coding sequence ATGTTCACCCTTGATGACGACGACAAGGTCATCGTCGACACCGCCTACGACTTCTCGGTCAAGCGGATCGCGCCCAAGGCACAGGAGTGGGACGCGACCCACCACTTCCCCAAGGACGTCCTCCGCGAGGCGGCCGAGATGGGGATGGGCGCCATCTACATCTCGGAGGACGTCGGGGGCAGCGGGATGCGACGCCTGGACGGTGTCCGGATCTTCGAGCAGCTCGCCCGCGGTTGCCCGTCGGTGGCCGCGTACCTGTCCATCCACAACATGTGCGTGTGGATGGTCGACGAGTTCGGCACCGACGAGCAGCGTCACGAGTGGATCCCACGAATGGCATCCCTGGAGCTGTTCGCGAGCTACTGCCTGACCGAGCCGGGCGCCGGTTCGGACGCGGCGGCGCTTCGGACGAAGGCGGTGAAGGAGGGCGAGGGCGAGACCGCCGAGTACGTCCTCACCGGCACCAAGCAGTTCATCTCCGGCGGCGGACAGTCGGACGTCTACGTGGTGATGGCGCGCACCGGTGAGGCCGGACCCAAGGGGATCTCGGCCTTCCTCGTCCCGGCGGATGCCGAGGGCCTGAGCTTCGGGCCGGACGAGCAGAAGATGGGCTGGAACGCCCAGCCCACCGCACAGGTGATCATGGAGGGCGTGCGCGTCCCGGCCGCGAACCTCATCGGTGGCGCCGACACCGGTGGTGAGGGCCTGGGGTTCACCATCGCGATGCGGGGACTCAACGGCGGGCGCATCAACATCGCCGCCTGTTCTCTGGGCGGCGCGCAGGACGCGTACACGCGGGCCGTCGCCCACGTGCGGGACCGGGAGGCCTTCGGCGGTGCGTTGATCGACGAGCCGACCATCCGCTTCACCCTCGCCGAGATGGCCACGGAGTTGGAGGCGAGCCGGCTCATGCTGTGGCGGGCCGCGGCCGCCCTGGACGCCAAGGAGCCGGATCACGTGGAGCAGTGCGCCATGGCGAAACTCTTCGTCACCGACCACTGCTACGACATCGCCGACCGGGCGTTGCAGCTCTTCGGCGGGTACGGGTATCTGGCCGAGTACGGAATAGAGAAGATCGTGCGAGATCTCCGGGTGCACCGCATCCTGGAGGGGACGAACGAGATCATGCGCGTCGTCGTCGGCCGGGCCGTCGCCGCGCGCGGACTGGGAGCGTAG
- a CDS encoding CoA-acylating methylmalonate-semialdehyde dehydrogenase, with the protein MSDLRQIEHYINGKRVAATGGRTHEVLNPSTGKAQAVVPLASTAEVDDVIAKAADAQKAWAAQNPQKRARVLMRFVALVNENMDELAELLAIEHGKTTPDAKGDIQRGLEVVEFAIGIPHLLKGEFTENAGTGVDVYSMRQPLGVVAGITPFNFPAMIPLWKAGPAIACGNAFVLKPSERDPSVPVRLAELFTEAGLPDGIFQVVHGDKEAVDAILNSDTIQAVGFVGSTPIAQYIYENAARTGKRAQCFGGAKNHAVIMPDADMEQVADALVGAGFGSAGERCMAISVAVPVGEGTAEALLEKLLPKVKALRVGHSHDPQSDYGPLVTPESKARVLDYIDQGEKAGAELLVDGRGVGGYTDEFNGEDISGGYYVGPTLMDKVTPDMSVYTDEIFGPVLVVVRAKDYDEALRLPNEHEYGNGVAIFTRDGDAAREFVSNVQVGMVGVNVPIPVPIAYHTFGGWKKSGFGDLNQHGPESIKFYSKVKTVTQRWPSGIKDGADFNIPTMD; encoded by the coding sequence ATGTCGGATCTCAGGCAGATCGAGCACTACATCAACGGCAAGAGGGTCGCCGCGACGGGCGGGCGCACCCACGAGGTGTTGAACCCCAGCACGGGTAAGGCGCAGGCCGTGGTTCCGCTGGCGTCGACCGCCGAGGTCGACGACGTGATCGCCAAGGCCGCCGACGCGCAGAAGGCATGGGCCGCACAGAACCCGCAGAAGCGCGCCCGCGTCCTCATGCGTTTCGTCGCCCTCGTCAACGAGAACATGGACGAGCTGGCCGAGCTGCTGGCGATCGAGCACGGCAAGACCACCCCGGACGCGAAGGGTGACATCCAGCGCGGCCTCGAGGTCGTCGAGTTCGCGATCGGCATCCCGCACCTGCTCAAGGGCGAGTTCACCGAGAACGCCGGCACGGGTGTCGACGTCTACTCGATGCGCCAGCCGCTCGGTGTGGTCGCCGGCATCACCCCGTTCAACTTCCCGGCCATGATCCCGCTGTGGAAGGCCGGCCCGGCGATCGCCTGCGGCAACGCGTTCGTCCTCAAGCCCTCCGAGCGCGATCCCTCCGTCCCGGTCCGGCTGGCCGAGCTCTTCACCGAGGCGGGCCTGCCCGACGGCATCTTCCAGGTCGTCCACGGCGACAAGGAGGCCGTGGACGCGATCCTGAACAGCGACACGATCCAGGCCGTCGGGTTCGTCGGATCCACGCCCATCGCGCAGTACATCTACGAGAACGCGGCCCGCACCGGCAAGCGGGCGCAGTGCTTCGGCGGCGCCAAGAACCACGCGGTCATTATGCCGGACGCGGACATGGAGCAGGTGGCCGATGCCCTGGTCGGAGCCGGTTTCGGCTCGGCCGGCGAGCGCTGCATGGCCATCTCGGTGGCCGTCCCGGTGGGGGAGGGCACGGCCGAGGCGCTGCTGGAGAAGCTGCTGCCCAAGGTCAAGGCACTCAGGGTGGGCCACAGCCACGACCCGCAGTCCGACTACGGCCCGCTGGTGACCCCCGAGTCCAAGGCCCGCGTGCTGGACTACATCGACCAGGGCGAGAAGGCCGGCGCGGAGCTCCTCGTCGACGGCCGGGGCGTCGGGGGCTACACGGATGAGTTCAACGGCGAGGACATCTCCGGCGGCTACTACGTCGGCCCCACGCTCATGGACAAGGTCACCCCGGACATGAGTGTCTACACCGACGAGATCTTCGGCCCCGTCCTCGTGGTGGTCCGCGCCAAGGACTACGACGAGGCCCTGCGCCTGCCCAACGAGCACGAGTACGGCAACGGCGTGGCCATCTTCACCCGCGACGGCGACGCCGCCCGCGAGTTCGTGTCCAACGTGCAGGTGGGCATGGTCGGCGTCAACGTGCCGATCCCGGTGCCGATCGCGTACCACACCTTCGGCGGTTGGAAGAAGTCCGGATTCGGCGACCTCAACCAGCACGGCCCGGAGTCGATCAAGTTCTACTCCAAGGTCAAGACGGTCACCCAGCGCTGGCCCTCCGGCATCAAGGACGGCGCGGACTTCAACATCCCGACGATGGACTGA
- a CDS encoding AMP-binding protein, with translation MAPLATDATTRFRTARDFLQANAENYDAARAGFSWPELDEWNWALNWFDVEAEGNTDPALWIVEEHDGGGAPTEAKYSFDEMRIRSDRTANWLRESGVGPGDRILLMLANQVELWDVMLAVIKLGAVVIPATTLLAEGDLRDRIARGGIKHVIARAELAERFDDISGDYQRFSVGRTDAGDATGNAPEGWTDLAAAMDASPDFEPSHTTRADDTLLLYFTSGTTSKPKLVEHTHASYPAGHLSTMYWIGLQPGDVHLNVSSPGWAKHAWSNVFTPWIAGSCVFIYNYSRFDATAMMREMDRCGVSSLCCPPTVWRMLIQADLTQLMTPPRLAVGAGEPLNPEVIGRVRDAWGVTIRDGFGQTETTVQIANTPGQPIKDGSMGRPCPGFDVALVDPATGQEVTGTGAEGEICLRLDPRPLGLMVGYHGDPDRTDAAYADGFYHTGDVGSRDSEGYITYVGRTDDVFKSSDYRISPFELESVLLEHPAVAEAAVVPSPDPVRLSVPKAFVVLAGGWEPTEDTARQIFDYSRTHLAGYKRVRRLQFTDLPKTISGKIRRVELRKGESENGPSVDFPGEFREESLR, from the coding sequence ATGGCCCCGCTCGCCACCGACGCCACCACCCGTTTCCGCACCGCCCGCGACTTCCTGCAGGCCAACGCGGAGAACTACGACGCTGCCCGGGCCGGCTTCTCGTGGCCCGAACTCGACGAGTGGAACTGGGCTCTCAACTGGTTCGACGTCGAGGCCGAGGGGAACACCGATCCCGCGCTGTGGATCGTCGAGGAGCACGACGGTGGCGGCGCCCCGACCGAGGCGAAGTACTCCTTCGACGAGATGCGGATCCGCTCGGACCGCACCGCCAACTGGCTGCGCGAGTCCGGGGTCGGGCCCGGCGACCGGATACTGCTCATGCTGGCCAACCAGGTGGAGCTCTGGGACGTCATGCTCGCGGTGATCAAGCTCGGCGCCGTGGTCATCCCCGCCACCACCCTGCTCGCCGAGGGTGACCTGCGCGACCGGATCGCGCGGGGCGGGATCAAGCACGTGATCGCCCGCGCCGAGCTCGCCGAGCGCTTCGACGACATCTCCGGCGACTACCAGCGATTCTCGGTCGGCCGAACCGACGCCGGCGACGCCACCGGGAACGCTCCCGAGGGCTGGACCGACCTCGCCGCGGCGATGGACGCCTCCCCGGACTTCGAGCCCAGCCACACCACCCGCGCCGACGACACGCTGCTGCTGTACTTCACCTCCGGGACCACCAGCAAGCCCAAGCTCGTCGAGCACACCCACGCCTCCTACCCGGCCGGCCACCTGTCGACCATGTACTGGATCGGCCTCCAGCCGGGCGACGTCCACCTCAACGTGTCCTCGCCCGGCTGGGCGAAGCACGCGTGGTCCAACGTGTTCACCCCGTGGATCGCCGGGTCGTGCGTGTTCATCTACAACTACTCCCGCTTCGACGCCACGGCGATGATGCGCGAGATGGACCGCTGTGGGGTCTCCAGCCTGTGCTGCCCGCCCACCGTGTGGCGCATGCTCATCCAGGCCGACCTGACCCAGCTCATGACCCCGCCGCGCCTGGCCGTGGGCGCCGGTGAGCCCTTGAACCCAGAGGTGATCGGCCGCGTCCGCGACGCGTGGGGCGTGACCATCCGCGACGGCTTCGGCCAGACCGAGACCACCGTGCAGATCGCCAACACCCCGGGCCAGCCCATCAAGGACGGGTCCATGGGCCGCCCGTGCCCCGGCTTCGACGTGGCGCTGGTGGACCCGGCCACGGGACAGGAGGTCACGGGCACCGGTGCGGAGGGCGAGATCTGCCTGCGCCTGGACCCCCGCCCGCTCGGACTGATGGTCGGCTATCACGGCGACCCGGACCGGACCGACGCCGCCTACGCGGACGGCTTCTATCACACCGGCGACGTGGGCTCGCGGGACTCCGAGGGCTACATCACCTACGTCGGCCGGACGGACGATGTGTTCAAGTCCTCCGACTACCGGATCTCGCCGTTCGAGCTGGAGTCCGTCCTGTTGGAGCACCCGGCGGTGGCGGAGGCCGCGGTCGTGCCGTCCCCGGATCCGGTGCGGCTGAGCGTGCCCAAGGCCTTCGTCGTCCTGGCCGGCGGCTGGGAGCCGACCGAGGACACCGCGCGCCAGATCTTCGACTACTCCCGCACCCACCTGGCCGGCTACAAGCGGGTCCGCCGTCTCCAGTTCACCGACCTGCCCAAGACCATCTCCGGCAAGATCCGCCGAGTCGAGTTGCGCAAGGGCGAGAGCGAGAACGGCCCGTCCGTGGACTTCCCCGGAGAGTTCCGGGAGGAGTCACTGCGGTGA
- a CDS encoding SDR family NAD(P)-dependent oxidoreductase, which translates to MTGLRLDGRAFAVTGSSRGIGAAVADDLAARGADVVLNGRDEAALEHRVAELAARSDGRITGVAGSAHDTAVAESLLAKAAGGGSVVSGLITCAGVPEPAGSSILTVSHADFAALMDAHLGTVFTACRVFAPHFVAAGSGAIVTTSSFAWKGDYGGTGYPAGKGAVTSLTMAIAAELAEHGVRANVVCPGARTRLSSGEDYEEQIRELGRRGMLDELSVAGALDPAGPEYVAPLYTYLVSDLSAGVTGGVFAGSGGFIGRFPTPEAEILAYRDFHDSPPWTPEEIDGIVRP; encoded by the coding sequence GTGACCGGTCTGCGGCTCGACGGGAGGGCCTTCGCGGTCACCGGGTCCTCCCGCGGCATCGGCGCGGCTGTCGCGGACGACCTGGCCGCCCGCGGCGCCGACGTGGTGCTCAACGGGCGCGACGAGGCGGCGCTGGAGCACCGGGTCGCCGAGCTCGCCGCGCGGTCCGACGGGCGGATCACCGGGGTCGCCGGGTCGGCACACGACACCGCGGTGGCGGAGTCGCTGCTCGCGAAGGCCGCCGGGGGTGGGTCGGTGGTGTCCGGTCTCATCACGTGCGCGGGCGTGCCGGAACCGGCGGGGTCCTCGATCCTCACCGTGTCCCACGCGGACTTCGCTGCGCTCATGGACGCCCACCTCGGTACGGTGTTCACGGCGTGCCGAGTGTTCGCGCCGCACTTCGTGGCGGCCGGCTCGGGCGCGATCGTCACCACGTCGTCGTTCGCCTGGAAGGGCGACTACGGGGGTACGGGCTACCCGGCCGGCAAGGGCGCTGTCACATCCCTGACCATGGCGATCGCGGCCGAGCTCGCCGAGCACGGGGTGCGGGCGAACGTGGTGTGCCCGGGCGCGCGGACCAGGTTGTCGAGCGGCGAGGACTACGAGGAGCAGATCCGCGAGTTGGGCCGCAGGGGCATGCTCGACGAGCTCAGCGTGGCCGGTGCCCTGGACCCGGCCGGGCCGGAGTACGTCGCGCCGCTCTACACCTACCTGGTCTCCGACCTGTCCGCCGGGGTCACCGGCGGGGTGTTCGCCGGCTCGGGAGGGTTCATCGGGCGATTCCCCACGCCGGAGGCAGAGATCCTGGCCTACCGCGACTTCCACGACAGCCCGCCGTGGACCCCCGAGGAGATCGACGGCATCGTCCGACCCTGA
- a CDS encoding AMP-binding protein, protein MAHNLADLFEHAVDAYGADRLAVVEDERRLTYADLEAEANRWASALSSLGVGAGDHVGVHLRNGVDCLALILGVLKLRAVTISINYRYSGPELRYLYDYSDTSVLVFHREFGAAVTEAVSGLDAIRHTIVVEDGSGVDTLPDGALPARETLDAASAGRPGLERSGDDLYLVFTGGTTGKPKGVMWRQEDLWRSLGGGADYHTGEPVPDEYHQSKAGLGGDPLRYLILLPLIHTSGIMPSFTGLFAGGTMHYLPHFRAADVLEEIESEKIQVAVVAGDAMVRPLVDQMRRTEPDTSSMFMVSSGAALFSPSVKADLLGLRPDLMIMDAFGSSESGFGGLGVVTKANLDDGSLFSDHGPRIPRGTTLQLVDDLDEPLPDDSAEIGWIVKSGYQPSGYYKDEAKSAETFREVAGSRRVFTGDRGRYDGPDTIIMLGRASQVINSGGEKIFAEEVEAALKAVAGIEDAVVFGVPDERFGHRVGAVVQWSAPSPDGSPASPDSTSDAAGHPGDLDAVGLALREHLAGFKIPVAYWVVDRVERHPSSKTDYGWARRLVAERAPDHDRRTDAAGTA, encoded by the coding sequence ATGGCACACAACCTGGCAGACCTCTTCGAACACGCCGTGGACGCCTACGGCGCCGACCGACTGGCGGTGGTGGAGGACGAACGCCGTCTCACCTACGCCGACCTCGAGGCCGAGGCCAACCGGTGGGCCTCGGCGCTCTCCTCGCTGGGGGTGGGGGCCGGCGACCACGTCGGTGTGCACCTGCGCAACGGGGTGGACTGTCTGGCTCTCATCCTCGGTGTCCTCAAGCTGCGGGCGGTGACGATCAGCATCAACTACCGCTACTCGGGCCCGGAACTGCGCTACCTCTACGACTACTCCGATACCAGCGTGCTGGTGTTCCACCGTGAGTTCGGCGCCGCGGTGACCGAGGCGGTCAGCGGGCTCGACGCGATCCGCCACACCATCGTGGTGGAGGACGGCTCGGGCGTCGACACCCTCCCGGACGGCGCACTACCCGCCCGCGAGACCCTCGACGCCGCCTCGGCCGGGCGTCCCGGGCTGGAGCGGAGCGGCGACGATCTCTACCTGGTGTTCACCGGCGGCACCACCGGCAAGCCCAAGGGTGTGATGTGGCGCCAGGAGGACCTGTGGCGCAGCCTCGGCGGCGGCGCGGACTACCACACGGGCGAACCGGTGCCCGACGAGTACCACCAGTCCAAGGCGGGTCTCGGCGGCGACCCCCTGCGGTACCTCATCCTGCTCCCGCTCATCCACACCTCGGGCATCATGCCCAGCTTCACCGGCCTGTTCGCCGGCGGCACCATGCACTATCTCCCACATTTCCGGGCGGCAGACGTCCTGGAGGAGATCGAGAGCGAGAAGATCCAGGTCGCCGTGGTGGCCGGCGACGCGATGGTCCGGCCGCTCGTGGACCAGATGCGACGGACCGAGCCCGATACCTCGAGCATGTTCATGGTCAGCTCGGGAGCGGCCCTGTTCTCCCCCTCGGTCAAGGCGGACCTGCTCGGACTGCGCCCCGACCTGATGATCATGGACGCCTTCGGCTCCTCCGAGAGCGGCTTCGGCGGTCTGGGTGTGGTCACCAAGGCCAACCTCGACGACGGGTCGCTCTTCTCCGACCACGGCCCGCGGATCCCGCGCGGTACGACCCTCCAACTCGTGGACGACCTCGACGAACCCCTGCCCGACGACTCCGCCGAGATCGGGTGGATCGTCAAATCCGGGTACCAGCCCAGTGGCTACTACAAGGACGAGGCCAAGTCCGCCGAGACCTTCCGGGAGGTGGCCGGCAGCCGACGGGTGTTCACCGGCGACCGCGGGCGGTACGACGGCCCCGACACGATCATCATGCTCGGCCGGGCCAGTCAGGTGATCAACTCCGGCGGCGAGAAGATCTTCGCCGAGGAGGTCGAGGCCGCGCTCAAGGCGGTGGCCGGGATCGAGGATGCCGTGGTCTTCGGGGTGCCGGACGAGCGCTTCGGTCACCGTGTCGGCGCAGTGGTCCAGTGGTCCGCCCCCTCTCCGGACGGCTCCCCGGCCTCTCCGGACAGCACCTCGGATGCTGCCGGGCACCCGGGGGACCTCGACGCCGTCGGTCTCGCTCTCCGTGAGCACCTGGCCGGGTTCAAGATCCCCGTGGCGTACTGGGTGGTCGACCGCGTCGAACGCCACCCCAGCAGCAAGACCGACTACGGCTGGGCGCGCCGCCTGGTGGCGGAGCGCGCCCCCGACCACGACCGGCGCACGGACGCCGCCGGGACGGCGTGA
- a CDS encoding nuclear transport factor 2 family protein: protein MTRYDRAEIAEFVQRWIEANAECERNKDWTPLADFYAEDATYGWNYGTKDDFMAVGRDEIRDIALGKEMAGLDGWEYPYIRNIIDPETGDVLCLWKQIARDTVDPKTGQPYEVHGLGGSWFLYNGHQQWAWQRDFFDFGNVVDLFMRMYEADALTDSMKARFEAAGDKPAGWYRIEDSPAPLWPVSAPDEV, encoded by the coding sequence GTGACCCGATACGACCGTGCCGAGATCGCCGAGTTCGTGCAGCGCTGGATCGAGGCCAACGCGGAGTGCGAGCGCAACAAGGACTGGACGCCGCTCGCGGATTTCTACGCCGAGGACGCCACCTACGGCTGGAACTACGGCACCAAGGACGACTTCATGGCCGTGGGCCGGGACGAGATCCGTGACATCGCGCTGGGCAAGGAGATGGCCGGTCTCGACGGCTGGGAGTACCCCTACATCCGGAACATCATCGACCCCGAGACCGGCGACGTGCTGTGTCTGTGGAAGCAGATCGCCCGGGACACCGTCGACCCCAAGACGGGACAGCCGTACGAGGTCCACGGGCTCGGCGGATCGTGGTTCCTCTACAACGGACACCAGCAGTGGGCGTGGCAGCGCGACTTCTTCGACTTCGGCAACGTGGTTGACCTGTTCATGCGCATGTACGAGGCCGACGCGCTCACCGACTCCATGAAGGCGCGGTTCGAGGCGGCCGGTGACAAGCCGGCCGGGTGGTACCGCATCGAGGACAGTCCCGCCCCGCTGTGGCCGGTGTCCGCACCGGACGAGGTCTGA
- a CDS encoding ferredoxin translates to MRVEVDFDLCQGHAECQAEAPDWFTVGKGSEAKVRAKRGDIPADQLAAVKDAVKYCPTQALRLVENQTHQE, encoded by the coding sequence ATGCGCGTGGAGGTCGACTTCGACCTGTGCCAGGGACACGCGGAGTGCCAGGCCGAGGCCCCGGACTGGTTCACGGTCGGCAAGGGCTCCGAGGCCAAGGTCCGTGCCAAGCGCGGGGACATCCCCGCCGACCAGCTCGCAGCCGTCAAGGACGCCGTCAAGTACTGCCCGACGCAGGCACTCCGCCTCGTCGAGAACCAGACACACCAGGAGTGA